ATGGTTTCCAGGGTTCAAATTTTTCAGGGGCTCAAAGAGAAACTGGGTCAAACAGAACTTCCCAGCACAGGAATCAAACTTCAGAAAGACCATCACAATCGAGTTCAACAAGTGAAAAAGCAATTGATGTACCTGTTGTTGAGGGGAGTAACCACAAGCTGATAGTTAAGATCCCTAATCGAGGTCGCAGTCCAGCTCAAAGTGGCAGTGCAGGATCTGTTGAAGACCCTCCAGCCATAAACAGCAGGGTATCTTCTCCTGTGCTTTCAGAGAAGCAGGATCAATTTGATCATAGCCTCAAGGAAAAGAATGATGCACTTGTTGGAGCTGGTGAGGGAGATGGGACACCTTCTATTGCTCCTGATGATGAAGGCTGTCAGATTGGTGATGATGCAAAGGCATTTACTGAAATATTGAAAGATTCTTCTATACCATCAggaaaagaacataaaaatacAAAGTGGCAACAAATTCCTTTCAGTGCTTTGGTTAAGTATTCTGAAGTTGCTGCATCTACCCCAGTTGGGGATGATATTGGAATGAATTTGCTTGCAAGTGTGGCTGCTGGAGAGATGTACAAATCTGATATAATTTCACCGCCTAGTTCTCCACAAAGAAACACTCCTGTACATGAGCAACTTTGTGATGACAATGATTCAAGAGTACAGTCATCTCCGGGAGCTGATCTTTCACTAGAACATAGTCAGTCTATTGATGGTGCTGACGATGAACATGATAAGCAGGTTGATCGTACTTTGCCGGCCAAGAATGCAAATGCTAATGAGGAGAAATCTGCAAGAGATCCAACTGGACATATAAATATTTCTCCAATGGATTTGCCAGAGACTGGAAATTCTTTTCCAGAGAACCATGAGAATTTGAAACAGGAAATAAAGGGGCAGATCTCAGACGCAGCAGCCAAAGATCTTGCGGGAAATGCAGGTAGTAGAGTGGAAGTAGATGGAATTCCAGGTGCTAAACAAAAGATGAGTAGCTCTTTTTTAACTGTGGATACGATCTCTGAACCTGGTGTAAAAGTTGAGAATGAAGCCCTTGAAGGATCATCATCATATCAAGCTTCAGAAATTGATGGTGAGAATAAGAAAGATGTGAATGATGGATTTAATAGCATACAGACAGAACAAAAACTTTCTCCTGTGGCAAAACACTTTGACTTTGCGAAAGAAATGGATGTGAAAGTGCTGCTTACGTCTAGTGGTAAAGATATAGCTTCTGAAAATGTGGATGAAGTCAAAGCCGAAAATGTTGTTGAAGTTGATGTGACTAATCTAAATGATAGTGAAAAGCTGAAAACTGAATGGAGAAGTAAAGCTCCCATGACTTGCAAGGATGAGAATGAACCGAATTTGGGCTTAGCCGACTCTGTTAACAAGTGTGAGCATGTTGAGGAATCTGTTGAACGCAATGAGGTTAAAGAGCGTCATTGTACTGGTCCAGCTCCTCCAGAGGCATCCCCTGACTTGCAAGGGCAAGAAACAGGACAGCATGTGAAGCTGGGGGAACCTAAGTTGGCTGGGAGTGAGGGAGATGAAGCAGAGGTGTCTTCATCAACCACTGCTGATACATCTTTCTCTGCTGCTGGTGTGACTGACAAAGAAGCAAAagttgaatttgatctaaatgAAGGTTTTAATGGGGATGATGGAAAAGATGGGGCCCCAGAATGTTCAGGTGCTGTGCAACAGTTGATTAGCCCATTGCCTTTCCCGATTTCTTCTGTCTCTAGTAGCCTTTCGACATCAATTACAGTAGCTGCTGCTGCAAAAGGGCCTTTTGTTCCACCGGAAGATCTTCTGAGGAGTAAAGGGGCACGTGGTTGGAAGGGGTCTGCGGCAACAAGTGCATTTCGTCCAGCTGAACCTAGAAAGGTTCTAGAGATGCCGTTTGGTGCAACTAACATACCTCTTTCTGATGCCACTCCTGGAAAACACAGTCGCCCTCCATTGGATATTGACTTGAATGTACCAGATGAGAGAATATTTGAGGATTTGGCTTCTCGGGGCTCTGCTCAGGATACATTTTCTGTATCTGACCTTACAAATAATCGTGATGTGTCACATGAACAGATGGGTTCTACACCTGCTCGTTGCTCTGGTGGACTTGACCTTGATTTGAATAGAGCTGAGGAGCTTACTGATAATTTCTCAACAAGTAACGGTCATAAAGCAGATTTTCCTGTTCTTCCTGTCACATCATCATCAGGTGGTCTTTTCAATGGTGAAGTGAGTGTTCGCAGGGACTTTGATTTGAATGATGGACCTGTTGTTGATGAGATGAGTATGGAACCAGCATTGTTTAACCAGAACACCAGAAGCATACCACCCCTGTTTAACCAGAACACAAGAAGCATACCACCCCAGCCACCGGTTTCTGGCCTTCGGGTGAATTCTGCAGATTCAGGAAACCTTGCATCACGGTATCCCAGAGGGAACCCTTATTCAACCATCACAGTTCCATCATTGCCTGATAGAGAGCAGCAGCCTTTTCAAATTGTTGCACCAGGGGCACCCCAAAGGATGTTGGCCCCCCCTTCTGGTGGCAACCCGTTTGGTCCTGATATTTACAGGGGGCCAGTATTGTCATCTTCTCCTGCAGTTCCCTTTCCATCTACTCACTTCCAGTATCCTGTCTTTCCCTTTGGAAGCGCCTTTCCTCTTCCATCAGCCACTTTCTCTGGTGGTTCAACAACATATGTGGATTCATCATCTGGTGGGAGGCTATGCTTCCCTGCAATCAATTCACAAATATTAGGACCAACAACTGCAATCCCATCTCATTACCAAAGGCCTTATGTAGTTAGCCTCCCTGATGGTAGCAACAGTTCTAATACTGACAGTGGCTGGAAATGGGGAAGACAGGCTCTAGACTTAAATGCAGGGCCTGGAGTCCCAGATATAGAAGGTAGAGATGAGACATCACCTCTTGTGCCAAGGCAACTATCTGTTGCTAGTTCACAGGCCATGGCAGAAGACCAAGCAAGAAGCGTTCTGAAGAGGAAGGAACCTGAAGGAGGATGGGATGGCTACAAGCGACCTTCATGGCAATAGGAATGCATATTTCATCATTTGCTGACCCATGAAATCTTGTAAGTTCTTCATTTATGTTCTCCATGCATGTGCAATATTTTTTTGCCTATTGACAGTAGTCCAACTTAATATGTGACTTTGTGCTGAGTTAGCTAGTATTGGCTCTAAGCTGGATCCCACCTTTAATCAACTAGGAAAGAaataggaaattgatttttGAGATGTCTGACTTCTTTTGCCgccttcaaatttaaaatagacgtgcttctcttctttttttaggGGTGAAATATCATTCTTATGTATTGTCTTGTATTCTTGTAGATGCCCTTTGTtcgtaaaattttattttggctCCTATTTGCTTCTTTTAATGTCCTTTTTGTTTTCTCCAGTTCTTCAAGGATGGGCAGTGGCTAACCCCCAGAGGTTGACTAACTTTTGCTCTTGGAGGTTGGGTGGTAAGTGAGTTATTTGATGTTGTCCATAGTCTCCGACCCCCACCCTTCTGCTGTATCAACTTTGTCGTAAAGATCTGTTTGGGTCTACAAGCTGTTTGTTCGTTGAATTTGTTCTGGGTGGTGCAGATCAGCATCCTTCTTGTAGATATTTTAACTGTTGGAAAGCATGCACTGTGCTGCCTAGATATTCAAATTTGGTGCCCAAGAGGTGTTTATGCATCCAGAAAATACTGCTGGACCCAGAGTCACCCTCCTTTTCCAATCCTTATTATGGAGGTTGAGATGATCTGCTTTATGCAGAAAGCCCTTTTGTACTTTGACgttaatttatctttctttgcttCTTCCCAGTTCGTTTTCTTTTAATCACCTATATATAAGCAGAGTGGTCACTGAATTTTGATACTCAAAGCTTTTCTTGATCTGGCATGGTTTAGTTGCTGTGGTTGATCTTGTATTCTTGTCTtagcttattttatttattaacccTCATTGTAGTTCATCTACTGTGTTCTAAATATGTGCCCATTTTAGCTATCAGAAATAAGATTGCTTATAATCATCCTGATTACTGACAACATTTCTTTTGTCCAAGCTTGTGCATTTTGTCTGCAAATTGCATCTTTGTTATCATTTTGGATTTGATGGTTGCTATGATTGTCAATGGACTTGCCTGTGAAGATGACTCTGGTAACATGGAGAAATTGAACTACTTGTTATAAAGATTCCCTTTGATAATGTTGTTCAGTTGGGTCcaattgtcaaaattttttttaatgcctaatttgaaaattaaactttgacGAATGTTGATGCTATGTGATATTTTTGGCGTAGTTACTCATGGTATAATGAATTCTATGGTTAAGTTTACTGGATTTTGATTGTTGCTGGTGGTGATGAAGTCTTGATCCTGGAGAAATTTCATAAATGAATGAAATTCAGGTGCGAATTATTGATCTGAAATCTTGGAGAAAGATCaggtttgatttttcaaatgtttgCGTTTATTGTTGGTGATCTGTCACTCTTGACACTCCATCATAAGCCATTAATGTAACCTGGTAGACAaacaaaatgttgtttttaagaCCCCACTGGTTCTTGGTATCTGTTTCTCCATAAACCCATCTAGGTTTAGTCATGTTAGATATTGCTTGGCAACACCAGAATATTGAATGTAGGCTTTGTTCTGATGTCtatttatgatttcttttttgtttttatttaggCATGACCAGGATCACAGAGAGGGGAATCAATGGCagagattgaaattgaatgatGAAACAAATGAACGGATGTCCCTTTTCTGTTTTTCTGCCACATTTTGCTTGATGGGCAGGATTCTATGTTTAAGGCCACCATAATTTGCTTGGTTCACAATGGATACATTTTGGCACCAAGGACATCACAAATTATACATCTCTTTGTCAGCAAATATATTTTGCGATGGTGAATATTTGTGGATGGTCTTGATCCTGTTGAAATATGGATACATATGTTCACTGCATGATTATCATAGCAAATGCCTTTTCACTCTAATCTGTCTTTCACCAATAGCAATCCAGACTGCAGAAATGAACAAGTCTCTTGCAACAAACTCAACTTTCATGGTTCGCTACCGTTAACTAAAAACAAGCACAGCTATAATGCAAATTCTCATTAACACAACTGAGCCTTTTAACTCTACAGCAAATTTAACAAACATATACATCAGTGTCTCGAGAACATCTTTTCTTCACAACGAATAGATGACACAATTATAAAACGCATGAAACAGCTGCAAAGTGAGTGACATGTCTACCAAACAAACAGAATCTGAGATGGGTTGCATGGATGAAACCGAACAGTGAGGACGCCAACTGCTGCGTGAAGAATCTCGAGGCAGTCATCGGTAGATCGAAACAAGCTAGAAATCAATTCATAATTATTCTGATGATTAACATCTTCATTTCAGACCCACCAGGTTCCTCCCACAAAAGACATTTCTGCAAGTTCAATGATCATTAGGTAATGCCCCCAATAACAAGTACAGTAAAAAAACCCGAATAACAAAGTATATGGAAGCAGAAAAATCTCACCAAATATTTTCTCCATGTTTAAGAAAAGAGGTTCTAAAACATTCATTAGCTGTCTTTCTCATTCCACAATCTTAATACAGGCATTACATATCTAACAGCTGACATATTTATCTTCAATCTATCTACTTTGTTGATAATTATTATGGGTTTAGCCACAAGCATGTATTTTTAACATGGACTTTGCTTACTCCAAGAAGCAGGACAATAAAACTACTATTCCCAGTTCAAAACTGCTATTGCTTGTTATGAAACAATTTGAGACAGAATACGGTAGGAATAGCAAAAGAACAATTTAACTGATATCTGTAGCATTGAAAACAGTGGAAACTTTTACGCACACACAAGACGAGAAAAAACATTGATAAAATGTTAAGAGAATCTTAAACTAACATCTATCTTATTTGAAATTCCCAACAGCATATTAGAATATGATGCAAAAGAGTTATCAAGATGCAAGAACCGAGTCTTAAGGAAGACTGAAATAAAAATACTGACATTAGGCATCCCCGCTGctgctttttcttcttctccttttgttTCTGTGGAGGTTTTATAACTACCCTGATTGCTGCATCAAACACTGCCTTCACATTCTGCAATGGAACAAACTCAGGTCATCTGTAACTTAGTATCAACGGTATAATACAGAGGTGTCTTTGGGTAAATTTAATAGAGACTGCCTCTAAAAGCAACCTAAGTGTGTGTTCTAGTTGTCAGGGGAATAAATCCCTGGTCCATGTTTAGGTAGGAAATTTTAAGGCAGGGTACtggatttatattttttaaatattaaataagtaaaatatattattcagtCATATTGTCACTGACAGGCCAAAGTTgatcaatttgtttaatttcccATTTCAATAATCATGCAATTTATAAATTGATCACCATCATTAGTTCAATATGTGTACCCAACAGCACTGGATCATCATTTGGTACTTTCACAAAAGAAACATCtaagttaaataaatttagcCAAGTATTCAATTGGTGTGGAAAAAATACATAGAGCCTTACTAATGGGGATATCAGCATTAAACAAGCAGAGTCAAGATCTTCAAAAACATCCACAAAAGTTGGGAGGATATCAGTTTTAGTGTAATAGCACCATAGCTATGATATTACTCATGGTAAAGACTTTGGCTCAGGAAATATTTTGTCTCAAAGggacttaatttttcttttgaaaatcaGACAAAATGGGCACTGCTGAGTTTTAGCACTAACTTTCCTGCCAAGAATTGACATACCTGCTGAGTTTTTGAGCTGCATTCAATGTAATATGCAGCACCAATCTGTTTACGGAGTTCCTCTCCCTGCTTATATAAGAAAGATTCAACCAAGAACTTAGTGCACCGATTGTAATGTTTCCAAGACAGAGATTAAAgcaagtgaaaaacaaaatcatacttGTGCAGTGGTTACAGGCACCATTCCTGGGTGATCAGCCGAATAATGTTTATCCTCGCGAAGATCTGCATGTTGTAAACCACACATTTGTTGAGCAAATTAAAGTTGATACAAATAACTGATTTACCATGATAAATAAAGATGAGTGTAAATGCAGCTCATAACTTGTTCCCACCATAATATAGGATGAgaatgcaaaaaataaataataaagttaataGTTATGTAAGGTGCTGCAACTTCTTGTTCATTTTAATTCAATAGACCTAGATAATACTTTTTTTATAGGAAAGTGCAGTACCATCACTTCTTTGTGGGAAGATTTGCCTTAAACTTGGTgaaaaaactggaaaaaaaaaaaaatggagttCCCTACTGAATTGGAACACTCAAAAATAATgtgaagagaaaagagaataGAAAATGGTGTTGAGCAGTCAAGAAGCAAATCAGTCCACCTTTGTATACTCATTCAGCAAATTAACTAAATACTAAACGCAGTTCTCACATCTAAATAAGGGAGATGTTTGAATACTAATTGACCACAGAGACTTATCAAAGATGAGAACAAGGAAAAACTTTcgatgaaaaatattacaaaattgagGTCTTCCAGCATTATCGCAAGTGCTTACTCAAATACCTTTGTCCTATGCATCTTGTCCATGATCTAAATTATGCCTCTTGTATAAACCACTTGATTACTTGGAAATAACTTATCATATTTTCTGGGAAAACTAGAGAATTAGTATAATTTGCCTGTAGTACATGTTTGTAGTCTTCATTAATAGTCAGTTTAAGTTGAAACTGTTGATGTCTAAAGCTGTGTGTTTGACAGTCAGTATCCGAAAAGCCTTTATTTAAATAGTAAGAACCTGGACTTTTTCAAATGGTACAGCACCCAATCAAGAGTTTCTTCCTTCAACAGtagttaaaaatatcaaaacctaGATTAAATCACACTACAGAGTGATTGTTGCAGCTTGAACTATGGAGATTGACAAGTTAATACTGTTCAAAAGTCCTGTCTTGGATCACACAATAAGGTCACAAACCTCAACAAATCATCAAAAACTTCACCACACTGTCTTGGATTAATGAAACCCTCTTCCTTTCATGTCTAAGGATGTGTTTGCTGTCAGATAATTTGCCACTAATTGTTTGTTCAGTGTTTCGGTAAACAACACATTTTTCTTCCTCCAGTCCTCAAATGCCTAAAAACTGAATTACCTCCATGCCAGTGCATTTGCTCTTTAACTATGTACATGAAGAAGTGATATAAACAATATTGCTTCAATTTGATATCAATAGTCTTCAGTGCTGCAAGCTTCTTTAGTTGTATTTGTTTCTATTCTACTGCTTCCCTTATAAATTATGGCCAGAATAGTGCATGCTGCTTTAGGAAAAGCATTATTTGTGATTAGGGCAGTTCATGTAGATTGCTAATCTATAAGAACAAATTACTTTATAGGTTCATCATTTGACACTCTTCTATGGACAAGATCACTATGATTTCATCTCCTATGTaaacaagtaaattaaaatGACAGACGAGCCATCTCAATATCCCTTGCCGTCAAATGTTATCCCTGAAACCACTGACATCTGCAGATGGGCAATAATTGGAAAACGGTAAACCCAACTCTATTATCAAATCATTCTTCATCCAAGAAACAAGATGGGATCTATCTACCAAGACATTAATAACAATGAGTGGCACTAAAGGATGATTTATTTTCACAAGCAACTGACAACAAACCAGAAATAAGTTACAAATAGCACTGCATTGGGGCAATATTATAGATTTTATGCTTTCTGACTAACCTGATTTGGTTCCAACCAATACAACTGGTACTCCAGGACAGTAATGCTGAAGTTCAGGGATCCACTGAACAGGTAATCACATATTAGAAAACGGCAATACAAGAACATATTCTCAAATGAAACAGAAACAAAATTCAGGTCAATGCACCTTTTTCAGAACATTCTCATAGCTGGCCCGACTAACTAATGAGAAAGCTAAGACAAAAACATCTGCTCCTCTGTAGCTCAAGGGCCTCAACCTGTTGTAATCCTCTTGCCCTATGATATTCATTGAAGCATACATAACGTAATAAATTGCCTAATTTGGCTGACATGCTATCTTTGCTGTAAAACAATGAAGAAAACTCATGAAGCTGTGACTGGGAATCAGAAAAATCATACCAGCTGTGTCCCAGAGGCCCAAGTTGACAGTAGTGCCTTCAGCTATCACATTTGCACTGAAGTTATCGAACACTGTTGGTATGTAATCCTGAAAAGCACAATAaccattaaaattcaaattattataatctaCAAATAAAAAGAGCCAACCAGAACAACGAAAGAATTTCCTTCTCCTTTAATCAGTTTGTCAGAAACAGAAGTAAAGTACACATAAAAGAATGCGTAAATCAtccatgaaaattttaaaggggaAATAAGTCACAATTAATAGGCCAAAAGGCAAGTTCACACAGaagcaaatatttttaattgttataaaaataagtcaTGAAAAGCACAGAAAAGCTGCCATCGCCTGAACCCAGATGCATAAAAACACTAAATAATACACccaaagaggaaaaaaaaaaaaaactgacaaaCCCAGATGGATGATGTTGAAGAAGGAAGAGTACATACAGTAGGAAACTTGTTACTTGTATAGCAAATAAGCATGCAAGTTTTGCCAACAGCTCCATCACCAACTGTCACACACTTGATGAACCTTGAACCACTAGAAGCCATTGcaaccaaaaacaaaacaaaccaacaacaaacaaacaaaaaagagaagaaagagaggtCTTTTAAGAGTTAACAGTGCTAGTAAACACTGAAAAAACTTCCCCCACAAGAgaacataaacaaaacaaaacaaaaggcAGGATTGTTGGTGGACAAATTTATGAGTTCTTTGATTAGTGGTGGATCACATGATTCTCACTCATTTACCATTTCTGTAGcaattttctttacttttttggttttgtaattcAAGCCTCAAGATCGGGTTTTTATTGCTTAGAcgattgtttattttgatttttgaatttaactttcCTTTTTGTTCAAAGTAcattatatacatatgtatgtatgtataggCATTGCATTTATTTTAGTCCCAGAATTAAATTTGAAGGCAGGCTTTTGTAGTTTATACTATAGCCTTTAAGAATTGGACAAAACACTGACCGTCTAACCCCGTGATCGTTTCCCCAGAGTGTGATAAATACAAGCCATCAATTCagaaatattaataacattttatattttatttaattaattgtcattttaatcAGTCATCAAATCAAGGACCACGAACAGGGAAATAACAGGGTAGCTTACAACCACTCACTCTTGTTTGTTTCCTGAGAAAATTGACTTGGAAAAAGAGGtctttgtttataataaaaatggaaTCTTTTAGTTAAATATAGAGATGTTGAACCtaacattaattcaaaattagtcCTTTGGGGCCATGGACACTGGAGCTGAATCATTTAATTGTTCCTTCAAGTGGGAATTTAAAGAATTAAtcaatttagaatttttatgatCCAGGATTGAAATATATgtatgaagatgaagatattaaattgataaaaaggaaaaaaagggtGGTTGGCTACTCCActatttgtgtataaagttgACAGACAAAAGCCAATTCTAAAGCAAGAAAATGGGGCAGGGAGGGACTTGAATTATTGCAGGCTTCAAAAGGCAGAGGAGCTGTTCATTGAAGGTATATGTAAAAGTTAAGTAACATAATAAAGAAGGATTtgccaaaaagatgaaattaaaatctttttagaCTATTGACAACAAAAGTTGGTGGAGGATTCTTTGATTCTATAGTGCAGTTTCATGTAGGGCAAAggcttttctctttcttttgtgCTTATTTGGCACTACCCAGTTGCattttgacaattatttatctcttttttagcagtttttcattcatcatgAGACTAAGAAACTCTTAACAAACAAGAATGCTTGTGCTACAATTTTTGTTCTTCTTGTTATTAATTCACAAAGGCTCAGCAACACTATAATGGCACCAA
Above is a genomic segment from Mangifera indica cultivar Alphonso chromosome 3, CATAS_Mindica_2.1, whole genome shotgun sequence containing:
- the LOC123212284 gene encoding uncharacterized protein LOC123212284, translating into MRIRLHGWRAGEGEDRQRKRHMWTVPPRGSPILDALAHGAASPPLSSSPNSTTFFSQDGRKVGVGDCALFKPPRDSPPFIGIIRSVTAIEENKLTLIVTWLYRPAEVKLGKGPLEAAPNEIFYSFHKDEIPAASLLHPCKVAFLPKGVELPSGIGSFVCRKVYDITKQCLWWLTDKDFMTDRQEEIDQLLHKTRVEMHATVPPGGRSPKPMNGPTSTSQLKPGSDGVQNSASSHPPQVKGKKRERGDQGSEPVKRERSSRMEDGDSGHNRSDCLKSEIAKFTDKGGLVDYDGVEKLVQLMMPEKKIDLVCRSVLAGVVAATDKLDCLNWFVQLKGLPVYDEWLQEVHKGKIGDGNRPKDSDRSIEEFLLILLRALDKLPINLHALQMCNIGKSVNHLRTHKNLEIQKKARSLVDTWKKRVEAEMDAKPNQGVSWPARPRLPEVTPGGNRQSGGSSEVAVKSLVMQPTASKTASVKLVPGETTPKSAFASPVSVKSVPSPTSVGTNLKDGQSRNYAVGGTIELPSNLVKDEKSSGAGQSHNNSQICSIDHSKTGGFSGKEDIRGFTAVSVTANKASAGSLRSRKSVNGFQGSNFSGAQRETGSNRTSQHRNQTSERPSQSSSTSEKAIDVPVVEGSNHKLIVKIPNRGRSPAQSGSAGSVEDPPAINSRVSSPVLSEKQDQFDHSLKEKNDALVGAGEGDGTPSIAPDDEGCQIGDDAKAFTEILKDSSIPSGKEHKNTKWQQIPFSALVKYSEVAASTPVGDDIGMNLLASVAAGEMYKSDIISPPSSPQRNTPVHEQLCDDNDSRVQSSPGADLSLEHSQSIDGADDEHDKQVDRTLPAKNANANEEKSARDPTGHINISPMDLPETGNSFPENHENLKQEIKGQISDAAAKDLAGNAGSRVEVDGIPGAKQKMSSSFLTVDTISEPGVKVENEALEGSSSYQASEIDGENKKDVNDGFNSIQTEQKLSPVAKHFDFAKEMDVKVLLTSSGKDIASENVDEVKAENVVEVDVTNLNDSEKLKTEWRSKAPMTCKDENEPNLGLADSVNKCEHVEESVERNEVKERHCTGPAPPEASPDLQGQETGQHVKLGEPKLAGSEGDEAEVSSSTTADTSFSAAGVTDKEAKVEFDLNEGFNGDDGKDGAPECSGAVQQLISPLPFPISSVSSSLSTSITVAAAAKGPFVPPEDLLRSKGARGWKGSAATSAFRPAEPRKVLEMPFGATNIPLSDATPGKHSRPPLDIDLNVPDERIFEDLASRGSAQDTFSVSDLTNNRDVSHEQMGSTPARCSGGLDLDLNRAEELTDNFSTSNGHKADFPVLPVTSSSGGLFNGEVSVRRDFDLNDGPVVDEMSMEPALFNQNTRSIPPLFNQNTRSIPPQPPVSGLRVNSADSGNLASRYPRGNPYSTITVPSLPDREQQPFQIVAPGAPQRMLAPPSGGNPFGPDIYRGPVLSSSPAVPFPSTHFQYPVFPFGSAFPLPSATFSGGSTTYVDSSSGGRLCFPAINSQILGPTTAIPSHYQRPYVVSLPDGSNSSNTDSGWKWGRQALDLNAGPGVPDIEGRDETSPLVPRQLSVASSQAMAEDQARSVLKRKEPEGGWDGYKRPSWQ
- the LOC123212285 gene encoding rac-like GTP-binding protein ARAC8, coding for MASSGSRFIKCVTVGDGAVGKTCMLICYTSNKFPTDYIPTVFDNFSANVIAEGTTVNLGLWDTAGQEDYNRLRPLSYRGADVFVLAFSLVSRASYENVLKKWIPELQHYCPGVPVVLVGTKSDLREDKHYSADHPGMVPVTTAQGEELRKQIGAAYYIECSSKTQQNVKAVFDAAIRVVIKPPQKQKEKKKKQQRGCLINVFCGRNLVGLK